The following proteins come from a genomic window of Hymenobacter canadensis:
- a CDS encoding aldehyde dehydrogenase has translation MLHLQNYLNGQLVPPAAGRYLPNLEPATGEVFSYLPDSDAEDVARATAAAEAALPAWRRLPAEDRGRLLVRISELIERDLERLAQAESQDNGKPVSLARTVDIPRAASNFAFFGTAAQHFASETHFQEGVALNYTVRHPLGVVGCISPWNLPLYLFTWKIAPALAAGCTVVAKPSEITPYTAFLLSELCIEVGLPAGVLNIVHGTGPGAGQPIIEHPGIKGISFTGGTKTGEQIARTAAPMFKKLSLELGGKNPNIVFADCDLAETVRTSLRSSFANQGQICLCGSRIFIERSIYEQFKTDFLAGVADLTVADPQLETSRQGALVSEAHLQKVLCYIALAHAEGGTLLAGGQRVMLDGRCTNGYFLQPTVFEGLAPDCRVNREEIFGPVVTLTPFDTEEEVLTWANGTDYGLAATIWTRDLNRAHRVAHQLHSGIVWINTWLHRDLRTPFGGMKNSGVGREGGLEALRFFTEAQSITVKL, from the coding sequence ATGCTTCACCTCCAGAACTATCTCAACGGCCAGCTGGTGCCGCCCGCCGCCGGTCGCTACCTGCCCAACCTCGAGCCCGCCACCGGCGAGGTGTTCAGCTACCTGCCCGATTCCGACGCCGAAGACGTGGCCCGCGCCACCGCCGCCGCCGAGGCGGCGCTGCCCGCTTGGCGCCGGCTGCCGGCCGAAGACCGGGGCCGGCTGCTGGTGCGCATTTCGGAGCTGATTGAGCGTGACCTGGAGCGCCTGGCCCAGGCCGAAAGCCAGGACAACGGCAAGCCCGTCAGCTTGGCCCGCACCGTAGACATCCCGCGCGCGGCCAGCAACTTCGCCTTTTTCGGCACAGCCGCCCAGCACTTTGCCTCCGAAACCCACTTCCAGGAAGGCGTGGCCCTGAACTACACCGTGCGGCATCCGCTGGGCGTGGTGGGCTGCATTTCGCCCTGGAATCTGCCGCTGTATTTGTTTACCTGGAAGATTGCGCCGGCGCTGGCGGCCGGGTGCACGGTGGTGGCCAAACCCTCGGAAATCACGCCCTACACGGCGTTTCTGCTGAGTGAGCTGTGCATAGAGGTCGGGCTGCCGGCGGGCGTGCTCAACATCGTGCACGGCACGGGGCCGGGCGCGGGCCAGCCCATCATCGAGCACCCGGGCATCAAGGGCATCAGCTTCACGGGCGGCACCAAAACCGGCGAGCAGATTGCCCGCACCGCCGCGCCCATGTTCAAGAAACTCTCGCTGGAGCTGGGCGGCAAAAACCCCAATATCGTCTTCGCCGACTGCGACCTGGCCGAGACCGTGCGCACCAGCCTGCGCAGCAGCTTCGCCAACCAGGGCCAGATCTGTTTGTGCGGCTCGCGCATCTTTATTGAGCGTAGCATCTACGAGCAGTTCAAAACTGATTTCCTGGCGGGCGTGGCAGACCTGACCGTGGCCGACCCGCAGCTGGAAACCAGCCGACAAGGGGCTTTGGTGAGTGAGGCACATTTGCAGAAAGTACTGTGCTACATTGCGCTGGCCCACGCAGAAGGCGGCACCCTGCTGGCCGGCGGGCAGCGCGTAATGCTGGATGGCCGCTGCACCAACGGCTACTTCCTGCAGCCCACCGTGTTCGAGGGCCTCGCGCCCGACTGCCGCGTCAACCGCGAGGAAATCTTTGGCCCCGTGGTCACGCTCACGCCCTTCGACACCGAAGAAGAAGTGCTAACCTGGGCCAACGGCACCGACTACGGCCTGGCCGCCACCATCTGGACCCGCGACCTGAACCGGGCGCACCGCGTGGCGCACCAGCTGCACAGCGGCATCGTCTGGATCAACACCTGGCTGCACCGCGACCTGCGCACGCCGTTCGGCGGCATGAAGAACTCCGGTGTGGGCCGCGAAGGCGGGTTGGAGGCGCTGCGCTTCTTCACGGAGGCGCAGAGCATTACGGTGAAGCTGTAA
- a CDS encoding Uma2 family endonuclease, with protein sequence MGLPASPLTYVSPEDYLEAERKAEHKHEYWNGDIRAMSGASFAHNQICMNLGAELHAQLKGKSCTVVGSDQRVQVLSETTFVYPDLTVVCGPREFQDQMKPDTLLNPTLLVEVLSASTKSNDRGDKFFLYRQIPSLRQYLLLDSQTIHAELHTRDELGRWILTETSDRNTILELDSIACRVPLTDVYASVEL encoded by the coding sequence ATGGGACTTCCCGCCTCGCCACTCACCTACGTTTCGCCCGAAGACTACCTGGAAGCGGAGCGCAAAGCCGAACACAAGCACGAATACTGGAACGGGGATATCCGCGCCATGTCGGGCGCCAGTTTCGCCCACAATCAGATATGCATGAATTTGGGTGCTGAGCTGCACGCGCAGCTAAAAGGTAAATCGTGCACCGTGGTTGGCAGCGACCAGCGGGTGCAAGTGCTCAGCGAAACCACGTTCGTCTATCCGGATCTGACGGTGGTATGCGGCCCGCGGGAGTTTCAGGACCAAATGAAGCCCGACACGCTGCTCAACCCCACCCTGCTGGTGGAAGTGCTGTCGGCTTCCACGAAAAGCAACGACCGGGGCGACAAATTTTTCCTGTACCGGCAGATTCCCAGCCTCCGCCAATACCTGCTCCTGGATTCGCAAACCATCCACGCCGAGCTGCACACCCGCGACGAGCTGGGCCGCTGGATTCTCACCGAAACCTCCGACCGCAACACCATACTGGAACTGGACAGCATCGCCTGCCGCGTCCCGCTGACCGATGTATATGCCAGCGTAGAGCTGTAA